The following are encoded together in the Strongyloides ratti genome assembly S_ratti_ED321, chromosome : 2 genome:
- a CDS encoding N-alpha-acetyltransferase 20, which produces MCTIRSFMIDDLLHFNNVNIDIMTETYTCGYYLNYIIQWPEYCVTAQDYDDTIMGYVFGKSETNGLPWHGHITALTVAEDYRRLGLGSQMIAGLEKTSDIQDCYFVDLYVRVSNVAAVNMYKKLGYSIYNKIKNYYSGERDEDAYDMRKCLSADPNEYAGAFAGVWALYATKAPYYIKNPRHKIILYALASGCFYISFARWNLYPPFTSLREEAALKEQARQELIKFSSR; this is translated from the exons atgtgTACAATAAGATCATTTATGATTGAtgatttattacattttaataatgttaatatagATATTATGACTGAAACATATACATGTggttattatttaaattatatcattCAATGGCCAGAGTATTGTGTTACTGCTCAAGATTATGACGATACAATTATGGGATATG tatttgGTAAATCTGAGACAAATGGATTACCTTGGCATGGGCATATTACAGCATTAACCGTTGCTGAAGACTATAGACGTCTTGGATTAGGATCACAAATGATAGCAGGATTGGAAAAGACATCTGATATACAAGATTGTTATTTTGTTGATCTTTATGTTCGTGTATCAAATGTAGCTGCTgttaatatgtataaaaaattaggatattctatatataataagattaaaaattattattctgGTGAAAGAGATGAGGATGCTTATGATATGAGGAAATGTCTTTCTGCTGATCCTAATG aGTATG CAGGTGCTTTTGCTGGTGTTTGGGCTTTATATGCTACAAAGGCTccttattatattaaaaatccaCGCCACAAAATTATACTATATGCTTTAGCAAGTG GATGTTTTTACATTTCATTTGCCAGGTGGAATTTATATCCACCTTTTACATCATTACGTGAAGAAGCAGCTTTAAAAGAACAGGCTAGGcaagaattaataaaattttcttcacgttaa
- a CDS encoding 7TM GPCR, serpentine receptor class x (Srx) family-containing protein, which produces MDSTNNITFINQNLHISSEDKSPNHFQVGIICCVISFFNLIIETLACYSFYKIKHFTKTMSFEIMRHQSHLVIILQLCHFATSFITMFDLEEIFLFNLLVGSLMEFSYVGYVSFILLLSINRFDAMYNNFFFPNISRKKIFSIGIIICYLFGFPIFVFFVIPNNRLVYNGQAYGWTFRQSIRVVLIVARIKGNTILAFLVICFILYILIILKIIQMRCRSKKIRKKSLSLEDFKLLIHTQLCFATIAFVELCWIGIFPFFISTITGTMCVQILFNSITGVNTLFTLIFVKDVFKVLSMCFFKSKTNKNNVPKANKVKPHISVQ; this is translated from the exons atggaTTCAACTAATAacataacatttattaatcaaaatCTTCATATTTCTTCTGAAGATAAATCACCAAATCATTTTCAAGTTGGAATTATTTGCTGtgtaatttcattttttaacttaataATTGAAACATTAGCTTGTTAT aGTTTCTATAAGATAAAACATTTCACAAAAACAATGTCATTTGAAATAATGAGACATCAAAGTCATCtggtaataattttacaactTTGCCATTTTGCTACATCATTTATAACAATGTTCGATTTGGaagaaatttttcttttcaattTACTTGTTGGATCGTTAATGGAATTTTCATATGTTGGTTATGTTTCATTTATTCTTCTTTTAAGTATAAATCGTTTTGATGCTAtgtataacaattttttttttccaaatatttcaagaaaaaaaatattttcaattggtataattatatgttatttatttGGTTTTCCAATATTTGTCTTTTTTGTTATTCCAAATAACAGATTAGTATATAATGGTCAAGCTTATGGTTGGACTTTTAGACAAAGTATTAGAGTTGTTTTAATTGTTGCTAGAATAAAAGGTAATACAATATTAGCATTTTTAGtcatttgttttatattatatatattaattatattgaaaattatacaaatgCGTTGTcgaagtaaaaaaataagaaaaaaaagtttatcacTTGAAGATTTTAAACTTCTTATACATACTCAACTATGTTTTGCTACAATTGCTTTTGTAGAACTTTGTTGGATTGGTATTTTTCCTTTCTTTATTTCAACGATAACTGGAACAATGTGtgtacaaattttatttaatagtatTACAGGGGTTAATactttatttacattaatttttgtaaa ggACGTTTTCAAAGTTTTATCAAtgtgtttttttaaaagtaaaactaataaaaataatgttccAAAGGCAAATAAAGTAAAACCACATATTTCAGTGCAgtaa
- a CDS encoding Astacin-like metalloendopeptidase gives MIFCLIFLTIIKLLLQNVVNCQDNLDINENIRSKRAILNVAKWKWRKFPIKYQVTEGVNLQHILNAVELIQNETCIRFKKVSNLKGEGLKFINSFNCTTEIGKRYGSKPHKIFMPKYCQESYAVERLILHALGSIYETQRPDRDKYISFIKHNTKTELIPYMDEIPGCAVNTYNMAYDYKSVLHISPNFYSVLPGPFFKSKKALHQNQIGYVLHMSFNDAKALNYYYCSKKIDKKLGCKNYGYSDPNNKKKCKCLKFFTGNKCEKFKTNDIKECKVKSEINATHIKKTVRLPVVKECFWRIKAPKDYYIKLKVWVTGKKKEWLHCSTLPYVEVRYIKDKSVSGAIMCGKINGVNIKSEDNYVYIHSNMHKPYLNLKIQYQGVKICKNKKGKIIPCPPS, from the exons atgattttttgtttaatttttttaacaattattaaattgttgCTTCAAAATGTTGTT AATTGTCAAGATAATCTagatattaatgaaaatattagaaGCAAGCGAGCTATTCTTAATGTAGCTAAATGGAAATGGAGAAAATTtccaataaaatatcaaGTAACAGAAGGTGTTAACTTacaacatattttaaatgcaGTTGAATTGATACAAAATGAAACATGcataagatttaaaaaagtttcaaatttaaaaggTGAAGGgcttaaatttataaatagttttaacTGCACAACAGAAATTGGAAAACGTTATGGTTCAAAGCcacataaaattttcatgCCAAAATATTGTCAAGAATCTTATGCTGTTGAAAGATTGATTCTCCATGCCTTAGGATCAATATACGAAACACAAAGACCTGATagagataaatatatttcatttattaaacataatACAAAAACTGAATTAATTCCATATATGGATGAAATTCCAGGTTGCGCTGTCAATACTTACAATATGGCTTATGATTATAAATCAGTATTACATATTTCTCCAAACTTCTATTCAGTACTTCCAGGACCATTTTTCAAATCAAAAAAAGCACTTCATCAAAATCAAATTGGTTATGTATTACATATGAGTTTTAATGATGCTAAAgctttaaattattactattgtagtaaaaaaattgataaaaaactAGGCTGCAAAAATTATGGATATTCAGAtccaaataataaaaaaaaatgtaaatgcTTAAAATTCTTTACTGGTAATAAATGTGAAAAGTTCAAAACAAACGATATTAAGGAATGTAAAGTAAAGAGTGAAATCAACGCCACACACATTAAAAAAACAGTACGTTTACCAGTAGTTAAAGAGTGTTTCTGGCGTATTAAAGCTCCAAaagattattatattaagttGAAAGTATGGGTTACAGGTAAAAAGAAAGAATGGTTGCATTGCTCAACATTACCATATGTTGAAGTTAGATATATTAAAGATAAGTCTGTTTCTGGTGCAATTATGTGTGGTAAAATTAATGGagttaatataaaatcaGAAGATAATTATGTTTATATCCACAGTAATATGCATAAACCTTATTTGAATCTAAAGATACAATATCAAGGagtaaaaatttgtaaaaataaaaaaggaaaaataaTTCCATGCCCACCTAGTTAA
- a CDS encoding Astacin-like metalloendopeptidase has product MLIFMIIICTIIFFNYNINGNYNTNKIDNSFYDLRIKRAIQSNMKNKWNFPIKYYVEKPVNETTVDNALKIMMRETCVTFKKSLVPFNDTQGLRYFRGIGCWSITGLFYINHVQDISLGEKCDTLYGSVQHETSHALGLYHEQSRLDRDKYIKIIKENVKDNLMLNFNKTFFKNSYYYGTQYDFGSGMQYGLYTFSKNKKQTIFAKNEIYSKMIGQRYSLSFNDYKLINMYYCTKKCSKNKVRCKNYGYPHPHYCGTCKCPNGYEGKFCDKIKKSYKSCGKTKFKLMKKPIFIKGNSKKICTYSVYTNRKYKIKIKILNVNTTLSSMCYEKLGLEVKYRLDKGAVGACYCGYYENQTLISEDNKILIQYTGKTHYNYFKIKVEKVFIKK; this is encoded by the exons atgttaatatttatgataattatttgtactattatatttttcaattataatatt aatggaaattataatacaaataaaattgataattctttttatgatttaagaataaaaagaGCAATTCAAAGTAAcatgaaaaataaatggaattttccaataaaatattatgtagAAAAACCTGTAAATGAGACAACTGTTGATAatgctttaaaaataatgatgagAGAAACTTGtgttacttttaaaaaaagtctTGTACCATTTAATGATACACAAGGTTTAAGATATTTTCGTGGTATTGGTTGTTGGTCAATTACAggacttttttatataaatcatGTTCAAGATATAAGTCTTGGTGAAAAATGTGATACACTTTATGGATCTGTTCAACATGAAACATCTCATGCTCTTGGTTTATATCATGAACAATCTCGTTTAGATagagataaatatataaaaattataaaagaaaatgtcaaagataatttaatgcttaattttaataaaacattttttaaaaatagttattattaTGGAACACAATATGATTTTGGTTCTGGTATGCAATATggtttatatacttttagtaaaaataagaaaCAAACTATTTTTgctaaaaatgaaatatattcaaaaatgaTTGGTCAACGATATTCGTTAAGTTTCAATGAttacaaattaataaatatgtacTATTGTACAAAAAAATGTTCAAAAAATAAGGTTAGATGTAAAAATTATGGTTATCCACATCCACATTATTGTGGAACTTGTAAATGTCCAAATGGGTATGAGGGAAAATTttgtgataaaattaaaaaatcatataaaagttgtggtaaaacaaaatttaaattaatgaaaaaaccaatatttattaaaggtaatagtaaaaaaatatgtaccTATTCTGTATATACAAacagaaaatataaaattaaaattaaaattttaaatgttaatacTACTTTATCATCAATGTGCTATGAAAAATTAGGTTTAGAAGTAAAGTATCGCTTAGATAAAGGAGCTGTTGGAGCTTGTTATTGTGGTTACTATGAAAATCAAACTTTAATTTCtgaagataataaaatattaatacaataTACTGGAAAAAcacattataattattttaaaataaaagttgaaaaagtttttataaaaaaataa
- a CDS encoding Molybdenum cofactor sulfurase, C-terminal domain and MOSC, N-terminal beta barrel domain and Pyruvate kinase-like, insert domain-containing protein: MISLVNLNIPIISLCVASLIGAVSVYFLNKKEDEEEEDEIKFVKVGTIEKLFIYPVKSMKGISVPYIECTKVGGNYKYIKDRSFMVVDRKTSLYIGGKKERKIVLIEPSLNYDSITSSFVLTLKCSKNKTSVSVNLNEVVKNGIIISAKVFDDGICDGYDCGDEVSNFIKNILDSSADLRLMYHTESLFRQRHAVVGPKYSNTNVSKGPHEIRYQDDVPFNILTKESINDLNKRLNQNDFLLTERFRPNILVSGCKPYEEDFWKYIKISSSIFEYLKPCTRCIQTTINPLTAEKHPNLEPLKELRKYRLANGRIAKEYGISPVFGVHVGVKNGGIIKVGDDVYASYKKVSY, from the exons ATGATTTCTTtggtaaatttaaatataccaATAATTAGTTTATGTGTTGCATCACTCATTGGAGCTGTTagtgtttattttttaaataaaaaagaagatgaGGAGGAGGAAGatgaaattaaatttgttaaagttggtactattgaaaaattatttatttatcctGTTAAATCAATGAAAGGTATATCT gTACCGTACATAGAATGTACTAAAGTAGGAggaaattataaatatataaaagatagaAGTTTTATGGTTGTTGATAGAAAAACATCATTATATATTGGAggtaaaaaagaaagaaaaattgtTTTGATTGAACCATCATTAAATTATGATAGTATAACATCATCTTTTGTTTTGACATTAAAATgcagtaaaaataaaacatctGTCAGtgttaatttaaatgaagtTGTAAAAAATGGAATTATTATTTCAGCAAAAGTTTTTGATGATGGAATTTGTGATGGTTATGATTGTGGTGATGAAGttagtaattttattaaaaatattcttgatTCTTCAGCTGATTTACGATTAATGTATCATACAGAAAGTTTATTTAGACAAAGGCATGCTGTTGTAGGAccaaaatattcaaatacAAATGTTTCTAAAGGACCACATGAAATAAGATATCAAGATGATGTtccatttaatattttaacaaaagaatcaataaatgatttaaataaaagattaaatcaaaatgattttttgCTAACTGAAAGATTTAGACCTAATATTCTTGTTAGTGGTTGTAAACCATATGAAGAAGATTTTtggaaatatataaaaatatcatcaagtatttttgaatatttgaaACCTTGTACACGTTGTATTCAAACAACAATAAATCCATTAACAGCTGAAAAACACCCAAATTTGGAACCATTGAAAGAATTAAGAAAATATCGTTTAGCTAATGGAAGAATAGCAAAAGAGTATGGTATAAGTCCAGTTTTTGGTGTTCATGTTGGTGTCAAAAATGGTGGTATCATTAAAGTAGGTGATGATGTTTATGCTAGTTACAAAAAAGTTTCTTACTAA
- a CDS encoding Nematode cuticle collagen, N-terminal domain and Collagen triple helix repeat-containing protein, producing the protein MDSFSNKIFYFTLGLSILAFGALIVVVPIIFNEVAFMEETLNSERSNYRELANGMWSDIIDQGKNHNSIRFKRGSYATGPNAVQGSIKTSVGSGTSLSGGSAKSRKTCPPGPRGPKGTPGLNGLEGLPGIPGPEGKTGGSENDFENLPCGPCPPGPPGLPGYKGKRGQRGDKGPKGEQGPPGQDGSAGEQGPEGEPGLQGDIGPSGDTGAPGEDAIGGAKGIPGERGPSGPLGEQGDEGYPGEKGDDGSPGDMGPVGDAGPQGQPGKDGIVGLPGVQGPAGPDAEYCKCPERSKDKASASVASASQGVAPPSIPSGKGGYQPAPSSNRYDVGRKA; encoded by the coding sequence ATGGATagtttttcaaataaaattttctattttactCTTGGACTTTCTATACTAGCATTTGGTGCTCTTATTGTTGTTGTTCctattattttcaatgaaGTTGCTTTTATGGAAGAAACATTGAATAGTGAAAGATCTAACTATAGAGAGTTAGCCAATGGAATGTGGAGTGATATAATAGATCAGGGAAAAAATCATAATTCTATTAGATTTAAAAGAGGAAGTTATGCTACTGGACCAAATGCAGTTCAAGGATCTATCAAGACATCTGTTGGTAGTGGAACAAGTCTTAGCGGTGGTTCAGCTAAATCTAGAAAAACATGTCCACCTGGACCAAGAGGACCAAAAGGAACACCTGGATTAAATGGTTTAGAAGGTCTTCCAGGAATTCCAGGTCCAGAAGGAAAAACTGGTGGTTCAGAAAACGATTTTGAAAACTTACCTTGTGGACCATGTCCACCAGGACCACCTGGTTTACCAGGATATAAAGGAAAACGTGGTCAAAGAGGAGACAAAGGACCTAAAGGTGAACAAGGACCACCAGGACAAGATGGATCAGCAGGAGAACAAGGACCAGAAGGAGAACCAGGTCTTCAAGGAGATATTGGACCATCAGGAGATACTGGAGCACCAGGTGAAGATGCAATTGGTGGAGCTAAAGGTATTCCAGGAGAGCGTGGACCATCAGGACCACTTGGAGAACAAGGAGATGAAGGATATCCAGGTGAAAAAGGAGATGATGGTTCACCAGGTGATATGGGTCCAGTCGGAGATGCCGGTCCACAAGGTCAACCAGGAAAAGATGGTATTGTTGGTCTTCCTGGTGTTCAAGGACCTGCTGGTCCTGATGCTGAATATTGTAAATGTCCAGAACGTAGTAAGGACAAAGCTTCAGCAAGTGTAGCATCTGCTTCTCAAGGAGTAGCTCCACCATCAATTCCATCAGGAAAAGGAGGATATCAACCAGCACCATCTTCAAATAGATATGATGTTGGAAGAAAAGCTTAG
- a CDS encoding Beta-lactamase-like protein 2, which yields MLGSFRNYIDYTVGVGAYLMSKFVKSSMAQKLTPLDNISKLSPTVTRVLGQNPSSFTLLGTNTYLVGSGEKKVLIDTGEKNIPKYIDLLKEALGTCKIDSIIITHWHGDHVGGIPDILKITNKNIPIYKIKRPDIEVENQSELYNYVEDGYIIKTDGATLKMIATPGHTMDHAVVYLEEEKALFSGDCVLGEGTSVFEDLYTYMNSLNILLSLNPEIIYPGHGPVIKSPKDKITEYIKHRNQREEQILKCLEGKEYMTSMDITNNVYTDINLSVKIGAWNNVRNHLSKLLKEKKITEISNDRYKLN from the exons ATGTTAGGATCTTTCCGAAATTACATCGATTATACAGTTGGAGTTGGTGCTTATTTAATGTCAAAATTTGTCAAATCAAGTATGGCACAAAAATTAACACCATtagataatatttcaaaactTTCACCTACTGTAACGAGAGTTCTTGGTCAAAATCCTAGTTCATTTACTTTATTAGGAACTAATACTTATCTTGTTGGAAGTGGTGAAAa GAAAGTTCTTATAGATACTggtgaaaaaaatattccaaaaTATATTGATCTACTAAAAGAAGCTTTAGGTACATGTAAAATTGattctattattataacaCATTGGCATGGTGATCATGTTGGTGGAATTCCAgatattcttaaaattactaacaaaaatataccaatttataaaattaaacgtCCTGATATTGAAGTTGAAAATCAATCAGAGTTGTATAATTATGTTGAAGATGGGTATATCATAAAGACTGATGGAGCTACATTAAA aATGATTGCTACACCAGGTCATACCATGGATCATGCAGTAGTGTATTTAGAAGAAGAAAAAGCATTATTTTCTGGTGATTGTGTTTTAGGTGAAGGAACATCTGTCTTTGAAGATTTATATACTTACATGAATAGTCTCAATATTCTTTTATCTCTGAATccagaaataatttatccaGGACATGGTCCTGTTATAAAATCACCTAAAGATAAGATAACGGAATACATTAAACATCGTAATCAGAGGGAagaacaaattttaaaatgctTAGAGGGAAAAGAATATATGACTAGTATGGATATAACTAATAATGTTTATACAGATATTAATTTGTCAGTCAAAATTGGTGCATGGAATAATGTTAGAAATCAtctttcaaaattattaaaagaaaaaaagatcaCTGAGATTAGTAATGATCGTTACAAGTTAAACtga
- a CDS encoding Ribonucleoprotein LSM domain and Ribonucleoprotein LSM domain, eukaryotic/archaea-type and Like-Sm (LSM) domain and Oligomerisation domain-containing protein, translating into MSGNLSTEEGQIILNYFMNKKITIKICDGRRVKGYLYCTDNYPNILISQATESWEGVKDTERRIGLVMIKRDIIEKIFIAKYLILYCYLQNFFIIFLVIKYLINVTIEKLSYLDKLKYCTNVDKDFINKNTVSNPSPNYYDQYIEEYYEPEENIDEEEVIPLHLQEEKIKSQDEKKFIDQVEKEEILEILENERALNIECIDIVKKNDDELKSNDIAIICSPYNKRHGEALTNVIRKYIKNNYRFENNVYPSMVKNDFGWFTYDMRKIILHVMTKEMRERYKLEDLYKNIEEDVEEDFFAERPDDVIVEKDDNENNVIEKEEKEKINIEDKCEKINSIENM; encoded by the exons ATGTCTGGAAATTTATCAACTGAAGAAGGgcaaataattttgaattattttatgaataaaaagataactataaaaatttgtgaTGGTCGCAGAGTTAAAGGATATCTTTATTGTACAGACAATTAtccaaatattttaatatctcAAGCTACCGAAAGTTGGGAGGGTGTCAAAGATACAGAAAGAAGAATTGGTTTAGTTATGATTAAACGtgatattattgaaaaaatttttattgctAAAT atttaattttatactgTTATTTACAG aatttttttataatatttcttgttattaaatatttaattaatgttaC aatagaaaaattatcttatttagataaattaaaatattgtacaAATGTAGataaagattttattaataaaaatactgtATCAAATCCATCACCTAATTACTATGATCAATATATTGAAGAATATTATGAACCTGAAGAAAATATAGATGAAGAAGAAGTTATTCCTTTACACTTAcaagaagaaaaaataaaatcacaagatgaaaaaaaatttatagatcAAGTAGAGAAAGAAGAAATACTGGAAATTCTTGAAAATGAGCGTGCGTTAAATATTGAATGTATagatatagtaaaaaaaaatgatgatgaaTTGAAGTCTAATGATATAGCTATAATTTGTTCACCATACAACAAAAGACATGGTGAGGCATTAACAAATgttataagaaaatatattaaaaataattatcgttttgaaaataatgtttatcCTTCAATGGTCAAAAATGATTTTGGATGGTTTACATATGATAtgagaaaaattattttacatgtCATGACAAAAGAAATGAGAGAAAGGTATAAATTAGAagatttgtataaaaatattgaagagGATGTTGAAGAGGATTTTTTTGCTGAAAGACCTGATGATGTAATTGTTGAGAAAGATGATAATGAAAACAATGTTattgaaaaagaagaaaaagaaaaaattaatattgaagataaatgtgaaaaaattaattctatTGAGAACATGTAA
- a CDS encoding Defective in cullin neddylation protein produces the protein MNGSRQQQAMIKRFTETAQTDRGTAIAYLSESGWDINNALSDYFNQQPYGMSYLSHHIGNHTRNVAGTVDEIFKKFFDKVDDCGNNLGPNGVAKFLQYMNIDFSDRKVLILAWMCEAKIQGEFSKEELETGILKLDIRKVDDISGRLTQWDRNLETAAYREHFKNLYEFTYDYANDKPGRKWLPIDVASAYWEILFKNPPTLMPLWLKFLQTTDSKKITKDTWNLVLEFMSTMDERFKNYTCEDCWPVLIDEFVEYAKNSV, from the exons atgaatgGATCCCGACAGCAGCAGGCAatgataaaaagatttaCAGAAACTGCTCAAACTGATAGAGGAACAGCAATAGCTTATCTTAGTGAAAGTGGTTGGGATATAAATAATGCGTTGTCAGATTACTTTAATCAACAACCATATGGAATGTCATATCTTTCACACCATATCGGTAATCATACTAGAAATGTAGCAGGAACCGttgatgaaatatttaaaaaattttttg ATAAAGTAGATGATTGTGGAAATAATCTAGGACCTAATGGTGTAGCAAAATTCCTTCAATACATGAATATAGATTTTTCTGATAGgaaagttttaatattagCTTGGATGTGTGAAGCTAAAATTCAAGGTGAATTTTCTAAAGAAGAATTGGAGACaggaatattaaaattagacATAAGAAAAGTTGATGATATTAGTGGAAGATTAACACAATGGGATAGAAACTTAGAGACAGCTGCATATCGTGAACATTTTAAGAATCTTTATGAATTTACTTATGATTATGCAAACGATAAACCTGGTAGGAAATGGTTACCAATAGATGTTGCTTCTGCTTACTGggaaattctttttaaaaatccaCCAACATTGATGCCTTTATGGTTAAAATTCTTACAAACAACagattcaaaaaaaataaccaAAGATACCTGGAATCTAGTTCTTGAGTTCATGAGTACCATGGAtgaaagatttaaaaattatacatgtGAAGATTGTTGGCCCGTTCTCATTGATGAGTTTGTTGAGTATGCAAAAAATTCTGTATAA